The DNA region GGCACCCCCGCGGGACCGCAGCGTCCGCAGCATCGAGAGCACCGGCGTGATGCCGCTGCCGCCCGAGACGAACAGCACCCGGCGCGCCGCCGGGTCCAGCGTGAAGTCGCCGGCGGGGGCGCCGAGCCCCACGACCAGGCCGGGACGGGCGTGTTCGCGCAGAAAGGTCGAGACCCGACCGCCCTGGTGGGCGCCGACGGTCAGTTCGATCAGCGCGGCGCCCTCGGCGTTGGCCGGCGAGTAGCACCGGGTATGGCGCCGACCGTCGATCTCGACCGTGACGCTGAGGTGTTGACCAGCCCGAAAGTCGGAGCACAACTGTGCGCCCAGGCGGTTCGGCTCCAAGGTCAGGGTGACGCTGCGGGACGTCTGCCGACGCACGGCCAGCACCGTGGCCCTGGCCTCGCGATTCGTCCAGGCAGGGTCCACCAGCTCGGTGTAACTGTCGACGCCGTGCGGTCCGGTCAGCACGCTCATCAGCGGTGATCGCAGCACCTTGTCGCGAATTCCGGGGTTCAGCAATTCAGTGAACATATGTACACCGTGACGTAGCGGGCGGCGCCGCGTCAATGAATTCGGGGCCCGTTGTGGTAGGTTTCACACTCAGTGAACAGTCGTACTCCCAAATCACATTCTTCGCGGTCGGGCCGCTCGCACGGCTCCCGATCCCGCGACGTCGTCTCGCGGATCGAACGCAAGGAAGCCACCCGCCGCGCGATCGTCGAGGCCGCGCTCAAACTGCTCGCCGAGGACAGCTTCAGCGCCCTGAGCCTGCGGGAGGTCGCCCGCGCGGCCGGGATCGCGCCGACGGCGTTCTACCGGCACTTCGACTCCATGGAAGCCCTGGGCCTGGTGCTGATCGACGAGTCGTTCCGCACGCTGCGCGACATGTTGCGCGGGGCGCGGGCCGGCAAGCTCGATCCGACCCGCATCATCGACTCGTCGGTCGACATCGTGATCAGCGGCGTCACCGAACGTCCCGATCACTGGCGCTTCATCACCCGGGAACGCTCCAGCGGGGTTGCGGTGCTGCGTTATGCGATCCGCACCGAGATCCGGCTGATCACCTCCGAGCTGGCCATCGACCTCACCCGGTTTCCGGGCCTGTCGGGCTGGAGCAGCGAGGATCTGAACATCCTCGCGATGCTGTTCGTCAACGCGATGATCTCGATCGCCGAAGCCCTGGAGGACGCCGCGGACGCCGCCGCCATCGAGGAGATCCGCCGGATTGCCATCAAGCAACTCCGGCTCATCACGGTCGGCGTGAACGGCTGGCGCAGCGGCGACTGACGTCACCGCCGGGCTCGCCGAGCGCGCGCTCAGGGCGTCCGCGCGCTCACGAACCGCCGCCGGAGGCCGGTGAGCGGATCGTCGAACTCCAGCGCGTGGGCCACCAGCCGCAGGGGTGTCGAGAAATCGTCCGGCGCAACCTCTTCGATCGTCGGATACAACGGATCGCCGACGATGGGCAGGCCGATCGAGGCCAGGTGCACCCGCAGTTGATGGGTCCGGCCGGTCTTCGGGGTCAGCCGGTACCGGTCGCCGCCGAGCGCCTCCACCAGCGTCTCGGCGTTGGGCTCGCCGGCCTCGATCCCGGCCTGCAGCACCCCGCGGTGTTTGACAATCCGGTTGCGGATCACCGTCGGCAGTTCCACCCCTGGATTCCCTTGCGCCACCGCAAGATAGGTCTTGTGCACCGCGGCGCGGGTGAACATCGTCTGATAGGCACCGCGGACCTCGCGACGGGTCGTGAACAGCAGCACACCGGCGGTCAACCGGTCCAGTCGGTGCACCGGACTCAGCTCGGGCAGCTCGAGTTCGCGACGCAACCGCACCACCGCCGTCTGCACCACGTGCCGACCCCGCGGCATGGTGGCCAAAAAGTGCGGCTTGTCCACCACCACGATGTCGTTGTCCCGGTACAGGATCGGGATGTCGAACGGGACCTCGACCTCCGCGGGCAGGTCCCGGTACAGGTAGACGTGCGAGTTGGGCGGCAGCACCGTGCCCGCCGTCACGACGCTGCCGTCGGCGGCGCGCACCTCGCCACCGAGCACCTTGGCCGCGGCCGCCTCGCCGAACCGGTCGGCCAGTTCGACCAGCACGGCACCGCCGCGCAGTCGCACCCGGGCCGGCCCGATGCCGTCCCGCGCCGGCAGCGGTGCGGGTCTGCGCCGACGGCTAATTGAGCGGCACCGGTTCGAGGATCTCGGCACGCGCCTCGGGGGCCGACGCCCGCAGCGCATCGGCGGACTCGTCGTCGGGTTGGGCCTGCGACTGCACCTCGGCCTCGACGCGGGCGATGTAGGTCGCCACCTCGCGCTCCACCTCGGCCTCGGTCCAACCCAGATACGGGGCCACCACCTCGGCCACCTCGCGGGCGCAGTCGACGCCGCGGTGCGGGTACTCGATGGAGATCCGCATCCGGCGCGCCAGGATGTCCTCGAGGTGCAGCGCGCCCTCGGCGGCGGCGGCATAGGCCGCCTCGACCTTGAGGTACACCGGCGCCTCGGTGATCGGTTCGAGCAACCCGCGGTCGTCGGCGGCCAGCGCCAACACCTCATCGATCAGCGAGCCGTAACGGTCCAGCAGATGTCGAATCCGGTACGGGTGCAGTCCGTTTCGCTCACCCACATGCTCGGTCTGGTTGATCAGCGCGAAGTATCCGTCGGCGCCGACCAACGGGACCTTCTCGGTGATCGAGGGCGCCACCCGGGTCGGGACGAACTCCGCCGCGGCGTCGATCGCGTCGGCCGCCATCACCCGGTAGGTGGTGTATTTGCCGCCCGCGATCGCGACCAGTCCGGGTGCGGGCACCGCCACCGCGTGCTCGCGGGACAGTTTCGAGGTCTCGTCGCTCTCCCCGGCCAGCAGCGGACGCAAACCGGCGTACACGCCGTCGATGTCGTCGTGCGTCAGCGGGGTCGCCAGCACGGTGTTGACGTGGTCGAGGA from Mycolicibacterium sp. MU0053 includes:
- a CDS encoding pseudouridine synthase, producing MLVELADRFGEAAAAKVLGGEVRAADGSVVTAGTVLPPNSHVYLYRDLPAEVEVPFDIPILYRDNDIVVVDKPHFLATMPRGRHVVQTAVVRLRRELELPELSPVHRLDRLTAGVLLFTTRREVRGAYQTMFTRAAVHKTYLAVAQGNPGVELPTVIRNRIVKHRGVLQAGIEAGEPNAETLVEALGGDRYRLTPKTGRTHQLRVHLASIGLPIVGDPLYPTIEEVAPDDFSTPLRLVAHALEFDDPLTGLRRRFVSARTP
- a CDS encoding TetR family transcriptional regulator, whose product is MNSRTPKSHSSRSGRSHGSRSRDVVSRIERKEATRRAIVEAALKLLAEDSFSALSLREVARAAGIAPTAFYRHFDSMEALGLVLIDESFRTLRDMLRGARAGKLDPTRIIDSSVDIVISGVTERPDHWRFITRERSSGVAVLRYAIRTEIRLITSELAIDLTRFPGLSGWSSEDLNILAMLFVNAMISIAEALEDAADAAAIEEIRRIAIKQLRLITVGVNGWRSGD